The segment AGTGCAAGCTGTGCGCGGCGCAAATGGCAATCGCCAGCGCGTCGGCCGCGTCATCCGGACAAGGAATCTCTTTCAAACCAAGTATCGCTTTGACCATCTTTTGCACTTGTTGTTTTTCGGCTCGTCCATAGCCGACCGTAGCGATTTTTACCTCCAAAGGAGTATATTCGCAAATATGCAAATTCGCTTCTTTGCCGGTAACCAAAAGCACTCCGCGCGCTTCCGCCACTTTTATGGCTGTTTTAAGG is part of the bacterium genome and harbors:
- the ruvC gene encoding crossover junction endodeoxyribonuclease RuvC, which encodes MIILGIDPGTAIVGYGIILKEKSKLSLLGYGCVTTDKILPQADRLSIIKKEIGKIIKKYKPGVMAVEELFFFKNLKTAIKVAEARGVLLVTGKEANLHICEYTPLEVKIATVGYGRAEKQQVQKMVKAILGLKEIPCPDDAADALAIAICAAHSLHSCGVLYDIK